One window of Aspergillus oryzae RIB40 DNA, chromosome 3 genomic DNA carries:
- a CDS encoding uncharacterized protein (predicted protein): MLILIAGITGFVGIPCARSAFARGHKVRGLARNIDNLPADVRDRLEGFETMSDPHDIAAMDRATKGVDAIICSFAAVPEMFMESQMMLIRAAERAGVKLPISYPGPILGLRASGCCALPERQAD; this comes from the exons ATGCTTATTTTGATCGCTGGTATCACCGGCTTTGTCGGTATTCCGTGTGCTAGGTCCGCATTTGCGCGTGGCCACAAGGTTCGAGGCCTAGCTCGCAACATCGACAATCTGCCGGCAGATGTTCGGGACCGGCTTGAAGGTTTTGAGACGATGTCAGACCCCCATGACATTGCGGCAATGGATCGGGCCACAAAAGGTGTTGACGCCATTATCTGTTCATTTGCTGCCGTCCCAGAAATGTTCATGGAATCACAAATGATGCTTATTAGGGCAGCAGAGCGTGCGGGAGTAAAG CtaccaatatcatatcccGGCCCGATCTTGGGATTACGAGCCAGTGGATGTTGCGCGCTTCCCGAACGTCAAGCAGACTAG